The DNA sequence CCCGGGATATCCCGAGGCACGCCGAATCACCAAACGCACCAACGGCTATGCCGTCACCACGGTGTTGCGAGCGCTCGGCGGCATTCCTGCACCGGTGGTACAGGCCGCCTACCGCGCCACCTCATGGGACCGAGAGATCAAGCGGCCCTGGTTCCTCCTGAACAATCTGGACAACACCGAAGCGTTGGCCAAGGCCGAAGTGATCGACCGGTTTCAGGACGCCTTCCCCGGTTATCCAGGACGTGCGGTCTCGCAGATGTGGGGCCGATTCATCTATCACGACGAGATCGCCGCGGGCGTGGTCAATGTGGCCGGTTACACCCTCGATCTGACGGCGCTGACGTTGCCGATCCAGCTGTTCGGCAGCCACCGTGATGCCATCGCACCGTGGCAGTGCGTGCATCACGGCATGACGATGCTTAAGTCCGCGGACGTTCGGTTCACCACGGTGGAGGCGAGCCACCTAGGACTGGTGGCGCTGTCGGCAGGTGTCAACGAGACGTGGCCGGCCATCGATGACTTCTTGGCCGAGTTGGACGGGCACCAGTAGGTCGCTGACGTTCAGCGTCAATCCACCCGCATGAGAATGCGGGACGATTGGCAGAATCGTTCGCTGTCCGGCTAGCTCACGCGCAGCCGCCATGTCGCTTGCTTCCCACGTGCATGCGGGCCGCGCCCAATTCCCAGCCGCGCCGGGTCCAGCGCTCAATAGCGGATCTAACCGTCCTCCACTGAGCCGTTGCGTTTAGGTCGGGCGTGGTCGGCGGCGCTAGATCGTAGTGCGGCGTTGATATCTTCTAGGTCCAAGATGCGACCGATGCCTGCGATGTTGACGCCGACCATAACGAGGGCGACGATGCGTTCGATACGCGCCAAGTCATCGGCACTGTAGCGGCGGGTGCCGCCCTCCGTGCGCGCCGGGGATAGCAACCCATGGCGTTCCCACAGTCGCAGCGATTGCGTGGGGGCGCCGGATAATTCCGCGGCAATCGTGATCCCGTACACCCCGTGGTGGGGTGCGGGCATCCGAGCGCGGATCCCAGGGCCTTGCACCGGCAAGCCTTCATTGATCATCGTCACAACTTTTCTCGTTCGCCTACTTGCACTCGGCATCGTTGAGTGCTAAATAAATCTATACCAACTGGCATAGATAAACCAGTTGGAAGCGCACAGATGGCACAAGGGAAAGGACAGATGGAGGTGGCCACGATGCTGATGCGTACCGATCCATTCCGAGAGCTAGATCGCTTCACCCAGCAGGTGCTGGGAACCGCGGCACGTCCGGCGGCGATGCCGATGGATGCCTGGCGTGACGGGGATGAGTTCCACGTGGAGTTCGATCTGCCCGGTATCGCTACCGATTCGCTGGATCTGGATATCGAGAACAATGTGGTGACAGTGCGCGCCGAACGCGCACCGCTGGATCCCGGCCGTGAGATGTTGGCCGCCGAGCGTGCCCGCGGGGTGTTCTCACGCCAGTTGGTACTGGGCAACAATCTGGACACCGGCCGGATCACCGCGGACTACCACGACGGCGTGTTGCGGTTAGTGGTCCCGGTAGCCGAGAAAGCCAAACCCCGCAAAATCGCCGTGGATCGCCCGGCCGCCGCCAAGGCGATCGATGACACCACGGTGATCACCGAAGAGGGCGACGCGGTGCGTGGCGGTGGTGCGATCAAGGAACCGGTCAGCGCCTGACTGTGTTCGTGTTCCACTAGCTGGGCCGAGGCCTCACGTGCCGCCCCGATGCCGGCGGGGCTCATGCCAGCGATCCATCCTCGGCTCAATCATCCCGATGCCCTAGGTAGACACCTGGGCTGCAGCGAAATACATATTGCAATAGACCGCATCTCAAAACCTGGATGGTCGGCCCCGTTGACAGCACAAAGGAGGTGAGCAATGACGCAGAGCGTCATGATGGTGGCGCCGGCACCGCCAAGCCCGGCCGAGTCAGAGGTGCTGGCCACCCTGGATCTGGACGACGCCACAGGGCTGATAGCGCTGATCGCTGAAGTCGACGCCATACTCGGCGCCGCCGAAGCTCACCGGTGCCAGCGGCCGGCGCCACCAGCGGTCGGGTGCGCCCTTCGCGGGCCCCGGCAAGCTGGTCGGTCTCACCATCGCCCATCGCCGCGACAACACAGTGAACCAGTCCGGCGAGTCGACCCGATGCAGCGCAGCCCTCCGCCAACAAGATCCACACGCCCACAAGCTAATCCGATCACGATCAGGTGAAAGCGAGGTGATGGTACAGCTATCCAACCGTGCCGGGCCAGCCCGTCCCGAAAGGTCCACACCACTTGGGCGTCGTCGTCTGCGCCCACACCTGGACGATCTGCACACGCCAACGCCACACCCAGGCAACAGTTCCCCGAGGCGGGCTGACCCGGCACCACCATCACCGATACAAGGGCGTGGTGATTGCTGTGACATGCTCTAGCGGTGACCGCTCGGCGAGGCGGAAGCCGGAGCGCCGGTGCACGGCGTTGTCAAAACTTCGTGTAGCCGTCGTCCATGCCGATGGCCTTGGACGAATTCTTCGACGATGTACCTACCGGGGGGTGGTTTCAGCATCACCATGGCCTGAATCTCGGAGAACTCTCGGAATGCTTAGACCAGGCGACTGCCGTCGAATCAGCGCCGAGGCGTACCGACAAGCCGTTGAACCGTTGTTGACGTTCATCGCGGACGGTCCAGTGGGTCGGTCAGTTCCGCGGAAGATCCAGTGCACTGATCGCCGCGACCTCAGGACGGTGCGGGCGCTGAGCCAGGAAGTCCAGAACCTCCGATACGAACTCATGGTGGTACTGAAAGACGCCACCGTGGCCGGAGTTGGGGTAGATCCGAAGGCGGGAGTCCGGCAGCCGAGCGGCCATGTCCTTGGAGTGCTCACTGGCGACCATCAG is a window from the Mycobacteroides salmoniphilum genome containing:
- a CDS encoding MerR family transcriptional regulator; amino-acid sequence: MINEGLPVQGPGIRARMPAPHHGVYGITIAAELSGAPTQSLRLWERHGLLSPARTEGGTRRYSADDLARIERIVALVMVGVNIAGIGRILDLEDINAALRSSAADHARPKRNGSVEDG
- a CDS encoding alpha/beta fold hydrolase, giving the protein MVSIPVSARNLFALTLGEGVRPPTPTSHVALFDEPHRQLRRYGTDDPRESSAVPVLLVPPLAASATCYDLAPGQSLVAHLLEEGRTPYVVDYGEIGWADRHLGLEAFFADIIPQAIERVLIDSGKAQLDLIGWSLGGTLSLLTAAADRGLPIRSIVAIGTPLDYGQIPGYPEARRITKRTNGYAVTTVLRALGGIPAPVVQAAYRATSWDREIKRPWFLLNNLDNTEALAKAEVIDRFQDAFPGYPGRAVSQMWGRFIYHDEIAAGVVNVAGYTLDLTALTLPIQLFGSHRDAIAPWQCVHHGMTMLKSADVRFTTVEASHLGLVALSAGVNETWPAIDDFLAELDGHQ
- a CDS encoding Hsp20/alpha crystallin family protein, with the translated sequence MLMRTDPFRELDRFTQQVLGTAARPAAMPMDAWRDGDEFHVEFDLPGIATDSLDLDIENNVVTVRAERAPLDPGREMLAAERARGVFSRQLVLGNNLDTGRITADYHDGVLRLVVPVAEKAKPRKIAVDRPAAAKAIDDTTVITEEGDAVRGGGAIKEPVSA